One genomic segment of Acidobacteriota bacterium includes these proteins:
- a CDS encoding succinylglutamate desuccinylase/aspartoacylase family protein, whose product MTSDRGTELVVGGETVEPGTRKRVDIPIARLPSGTSVSLPVIVLRGRREGPGVFLNAAIHGDEIDGLEVILEVLERINVKSIRGTIIAVPVVNVFGFITASRYLPDRRDLNRSFPGSETGSLAARLANLFMQNVVLHCNYGIDFHAGSHHRTNLPQIRADLTDPETLRLAEAFGPRIILDAPLRPGSLRQAAGSRGIRTLVYEAGEPSRFDPVSGTEAVEGTLRVLHAVGLLDQPVDPSPYEPFRIGRSRWVRASRSGILRPSVRLGQLVRNKEKLGVVSDIYGEQKAPVRAAFAGIVLGLQLNPLVHRGDALVHIGEPE is encoded by the coding sequence ATGACGTCTGACCGAGGCACCGAGCTCGTCGTCGGAGGGGAGACGGTCGAACCGGGAACCCGGAAGCGCGTCGACATTCCGATCGCGAGATTGCCCTCCGGGACGAGTGTCTCGCTCCCCGTCATCGTGCTGCGCGGTCGCCGCGAAGGCCCGGGCGTCTTTCTCAACGCGGCGATTCACGGCGACGAGATCGACGGGCTCGAGGTGATCCTCGAGGTTCTCGAACGAATCAACGTGAAGTCGATTCGCGGAACGATCATCGCGGTTCCGGTGGTCAACGTGTTCGGCTTCATCACTGCGTCGCGCTATCTTCCCGACCGGCGCGATCTCAACCGGAGCTTTCCGGGAAGCGAGACCGGCTCGCTCGCCGCGAGACTCGCGAATCTCTTCATGCAGAACGTCGTCCTGCACTGCAACTACGGGATCGATTTTCACGCCGGCTCGCACCACCGGACCAACCTTCCGCAAATCCGCGCCGATCTGACCGATCCCGAAACGCTCCGGCTTGCGGAAGCCTTCGGGCCGCGAATCATTCTGGATGCGCCGCTGCGGCCGGGTTCGCTTCGCCAGGCTGCCGGATCGAGGGGGATCCGGACGCTCGTGTACGAAGCGGGAGAGCCGAGCCGGTTCGACCCCGTCTCGGGGACCGAGGCGGTCGAGGGGACGCTGAGAGTTCTTCATGCGGTCGGGCTTCTCGACCAGCCGGTCGACCCCTCCCCCTATGAGCCCTTCAGAATCGGACGCTCCCGATGGGTCAGGGCCAGCCGCAGCGGAATCCTCCGCCCCTCGGTGCGTCTCGGACAACTCGTGCGAAACAAGGAAAAGCTCGGCGTCGTCTCCGACATTTACGGCGAACAGAAGGCGCCGGTGAGAGCCGCGTTCGCCGGCATCGTCCTCGGCCTTCAGCTCAACCCGCTCGTTCATCGTGGCGATGCGCTGGTGCACATCGGCGAACCGGAGTGA
- a CDS encoding sulfatase-like hydrolase/transferase: MKRKGARLSRVCAVIALLLIVLGGCRDETEGVVEAAPPSILLVTLDTTRYDSIGPAAAVETPAFNALVERGVVFNSAWATAPQTLPSHASMLSGLHPAGHGVHQNARRLGDDIELVQEQLRSKGYRTGAFVSALPLARKFGLERGFEVYGDEMDGEERSAIETASEAMAWLKTTGSGPVFLWVHFFEPHYPYAPPEGIAAPTPYLGEIVAVDNALGDLVREFEARRPAGAIIVAGDHGEGLGEHGEAQHGMLAYRSTMQVPLVIRVEGESPRAVETPVSIRRIFHTVRAIAGEEDELSLLGNAGEIVVGEAMQPYLAYGWQPQVMATWDDHQAIFAGVLEAYDLQADPAQSNDLGSQAEIPRPVRAALTSYPIPSISGGRDNVELSDEERRQLASLGYVTGGPAPAIREDAPRPVEMADLFDELDRASGAFAAQRWEEAIPILREILALDESNLMAALRLAAAYSATGDDEKAMEAFRRAREIAPDSPDVDHYEGLHHARQRDWERAVPLLEESLRNEPGRLAAIEALARQRASEGRFREALDLWERADAIEPLSADQSRMAGAAAMRLGDTPLALKYLERARSILGARFENDLELGVLYLETRRFREARAALDRAVQRDPENPMALFKRAQLSVLLGEPEASQWIAKARRAADAVTAPLIDKERLFEGY; this comes from the coding sequence ATGAAACGCAAAGGTGCGCGGCTCTCGCGGGTCTGCGCGGTCATCGCACTTCTTCTGATCGTCCTCGGCGGGTGCCGGGATGAGACGGAGGGCGTCGTCGAGGCTGCACCTCCCTCGATCCTTCTCGTGACGCTCGACACGACGCGTTACGATTCGATCGGTCCCGCCGCCGCCGTCGAGACCCCGGCGTTCAATGCGCTGGTCGAGCGGGGAGTCGTGTTCAACAGCGCCTGGGCGACGGCGCCCCAGACGCTCCCGTCGCACGCGTCGATGCTCAGCGGGCTCCATCCGGCAGGCCACGGCGTTCACCAGAACGCGCGCCGCCTCGGCGACGACATCGAGCTCGTTCAGGAACAGCTGCGATCGAAGGGCTACCGCACCGGAGCGTTCGTGTCGGCGCTTCCACTGGCGCGGAAGTTCGGTCTCGAACGAGGCTTCGAGGTCTATGGGGACGAGATGGATGGAGAAGAGAGAAGCGCGATCGAAACCGCATCCGAAGCGATGGCGTGGCTGAAGACGACGGGGTCGGGTCCGGTCTTTCTCTGGGTGCATTTCTTCGAGCCGCACTATCCGTATGCACCTCCGGAGGGAATCGCGGCACCGACTCCCTATCTGGGAGAGATCGTCGCTGTCGACAATGCGCTCGGTGATCTGGTCCGGGAGTTCGAGGCGAGGAGGCCAGCGGGGGCGATCATCGTTGCAGGCGATCACGGCGAGGGGCTCGGCGAACATGGAGAGGCGCAGCACGGAATGCTCGCTTACCGGTCGACCATGCAGGTGCCGCTCGTGATTCGCGTCGAGGGCGAGAGCCCTCGAGCCGTCGAGACTCCGGTGAGCATCCGGAGGATCTTCCACACGGTGCGGGCGATCGCTGGGGAGGAGGATGAGCTGAGCCTGCTGGGGAACGCCGGCGAGATCGTCGTCGGCGAGGCGATGCAGCCGTACCTCGCCTACGGATGGCAGCCTCAGGTGATGGCGACGTGGGACGATCATCAGGCGATCTTTGCGGGCGTGCTCGAAGCGTACGACCTCCAGGCGGATCCTGCGCAGTCGAACGACCTCGGTTCACAGGCCGAGATCCCGCGGCCGGTTCGCGCGGCGCTCACCTCCTATCCGATTCCGTCGATCTCCGGCGGCCGCGACAACGTCGAGCTCTCCGACGAGGAGCGGCGGCAGCTCGCGAGCCTCGGATACGTCACGGGTGGTCCGGCTCCGGCAATCCGGGAGGATGCCCCGAGACCGGTGGAAATGGCGGATCTGTTCGACGAGCTCGACCGCGCGTCCGGCGCGTTCGCAGCGCAGCGATGGGAGGAAGCGATCCCGATTCTCCGGGAGATCCTCGCGCTGGACGAGTCGAATCTGATGGCGGCGCTGCGGCTCGCTGCGGCGTACTCCGCGACGGGCGACGACGAGAAGGCGATGGAAGCGTTTCGCCGTGCGCGGGAGATTGCTCCCGACTCCCCGGACGTCGATCACTACGAGGGGTTGCATCATGCGAGACAGAGAGACTGGGAACGTGCCGTTCCGCTGCTGGAGGAGTCGCTCCGCAACGAGCCGGGCAGGCTGGCTGCGATCGAGGCGCTCGCGAGGCAGAGGGCTTCCGAGGGGCGGTTCCGCGAGGCGCTCGATCTGTGGGAGCGGGCCGATGCGATCGAGCCGCTGAGCGCGGATCAGTCGCGAATGGCGGGAGCGGCGGCGATGAGGCTCGGCGACACGCCGCTCGCTCTGAAGTATCTGGAGCGCGCGCGATCGATCCTGGGCGCGCGATTCGAGAACGATCTCGAGCTCGGTGTTCTCTATCTCGAGACTAGGCGATTTCGAGAAGCGAGAGCGGCCCTCGACAGGGCGGTTCAAAGAGACCCTGAGAACCCGATGGCGCTGTTCAAGCGGGCGCAGCTCAGCGTTCTGCTGGGGGAGCCGGAGGCATCGCAGTGGATCGCAAAGGCGAGACGTGCGGCGGATGCGGTCACCGCTCCGCTCATCGACAAAGAGCGTCTTTTCGAGGGCTACTGA
- a CDS encoding acyl-CoA dehydrogenase family protein, producing MSHNEEAIQQAMDVAESSRETEWEKPSFAAGLFVGEVDLSLIHPFPAQSEEDEKEAEEFLAKLEAFLIENVDAGEIDRTGEYPEEIFEGLRALGAFGMKIPKKYGGLGLSITNYNRAIALVATHCASTVAWLSAHQSIGVPQPLTLFGTEEQKQKYLPRLAKGAISAFALTEVGVGSDPARMTTTATPSPDGKGWVINGQKLWCTNGLKAELIVVMAQTPSKVIKGKERKQISAFIVETDSKGFEIAHRSQFMGLRGIGNVLMNFNDVYVPNENLLWNEGQGLKLALITLNTGRLTIPAGCAAGARRALQITRDWANERVQWGMPIGYHEAIADKIAHMTANTFAAESIVWLTSGLADRGDVDLRIEAAMAKLFNTEVTWGLIDDLVQIRGGRGYETEKSLHDRGEKPWPVERMLRDSRINRIFEGTSEIQHLFIAREAVDPHMEYAQFMMQKDPSFGELAKGAAKAGAHYATWYPKLFVPKRQGDYDQLGSLSGQMKWVEKTSRRLARGIFHAMSRYQQKLEKKQRILFRIVDIGVDLFAMSATVTYATHLSKNKGRHNAIDLAEAFCNQARVRIDQTFDQLFSNHDKKEYKLVKSFLEGDYEWFEGRMVEFVHSTPEKVEEAIAEMAQ from the coding sequence ATGAGTCACAACGAAGAAGCCATCCAGCAAGCCATGGACGTCGCCGAGTCGAGCCGCGAGACGGAGTGGGAAAAGCCCTCCTTCGCCGCCGGACTCTTCGTCGGTGAAGTCGACCTCAGCCTCATCCATCCCTTCCCCGCTCAGAGTGAAGAGGATGAAAAGGAGGCCGAAGAGTTCCTCGCGAAGCTCGAAGCCTTTCTGATTGAGAACGTCGACGCGGGAGAGATCGACAGGACCGGCGAGTATCCCGAGGAGATCTTCGAGGGACTCCGCGCGCTCGGAGCATTCGGGATGAAAATTCCGAAGAAGTACGGCGGCCTCGGCCTGAGCATCACCAACTACAACCGTGCGATCGCTCTGGTCGCCACGCATTGCGCGTCCACCGTCGCCTGGCTCTCGGCGCACCAGTCGATCGGCGTTCCCCAGCCGCTCACACTGTTCGGAACCGAGGAGCAGAAGCAGAAGTACCTTCCTCGACTGGCGAAGGGAGCGATCTCCGCATTCGCCCTGACCGAAGTCGGTGTCGGCTCCGATCCCGCCCGGATGACCACGACCGCAACGCCATCACCGGACGGTAAGGGCTGGGTCATCAACGGCCAGAAGCTGTGGTGCACCAACGGTCTCAAAGCCGAGCTGATCGTCGTGATGGCACAAACCCCCTCGAAGGTCATCAAGGGGAAGGAGCGGAAACAGATCTCCGCGTTCATCGTCGAAACGGACTCGAAGGGATTCGAGATCGCTCATCGATCCCAGTTCATGGGACTTCGCGGCATCGGCAATGTGCTGATGAACTTCAATGACGTCTACGTTCCGAACGAGAACCTCCTCTGGAACGAAGGGCAGGGCCTCAAGCTCGCGCTCATCACGCTCAACACCGGCAGGCTGACGATACCCGCGGGTTGCGCCGCCGGAGCGCGGCGTGCGCTCCAGATCACGCGAGACTGGGCGAACGAGCGAGTTCAGTGGGGGATGCCGATCGGCTACCACGAAGCGATCGCCGACAAGATTGCACATATGACCGCGAACACCTTCGCCGCCGAATCGATCGTCTGGCTGACCTCCGGGCTGGCGGATCGCGGCGACGTCGATCTCCGGATCGAAGCGGCGATGGCGAAACTCTTCAACACCGAGGTCACCTGGGGTCTCATCGATGATCTCGTTCAGATCCGGGGCGGCCGCGGCTACGAGACCGAAAAGTCGCTCCACGATCGCGGCGAAAAGCCATGGCCGGTCGAGCGCATGCTTCGCGACTCGCGGATCAACCGGATCTTCGAGGGGACCAGCGAGATCCAGCATCTGTTCATCGCGCGCGAAGCGGTCGACCCACACATGGAGTACGCGCAGTTCATGATGCAGAAGGACCCGAGCTTCGGAGAGCTCGCAAAGGGCGCGGCCAAGGCGGGTGCTCACTACGCCACCTGGTACCCGAAACTCTTCGTCCCCAAACGCCAGGGCGACTACGATCAGCTGGGCTCACTGAGCGGCCAGATGAAGTGGGTCGAGAAGACTTCGCGGCGTCTCGCGAGAGGCATCTTTCACGCGATGTCGCGCTACCAGCAGAAGCTCGAGAAGAAACAGCGCATTCTCTTCAGGATCGTCGACATCGGCGTCGACCTCTTCGCGATGAGCGCCACAGTCACCTACGCGACTCATCTCTCGAAGAACAAGGGGCGACACAACGCGATCGACCTGGCCGAGGCATTCTGCAATCAGGCACGCGTACGGATTGACCAGACGTTCGACCAGCTCTTCTCGAATCACGACAAGAAGGAATACAAGCTGGTGAAGTCGTTCCTCGAAGGTGATTACGAGTGGTTCGAAGGACGTATGGTCGAGTTCGTCCATTCGACGCCCGAAAAAGTCGAAGAGGCGATCGCCGAGATGGCTCAGTAG
- a CDS encoding GTP cyclohydrolase I has protein sequence MAEERKKGRPATQNGLKATQFEAIVNDRGLLIGPRPTVDTDKLEGLLRKVLEELHVDLEDENVVGTPRRWAHSLVSMTSGYDFKDTTRLVTLFRQACHTADDKCQNLVVLGGTYKTLCAHHILPFFGHFIVGYIPEAHIIGASKIPRIVEVHMRKLQSQEHLAHQIADTIEQILEPRGLAVWMGGTHLCMVMRGVEQESSFMETNVLRGELLEDERTRQEFMSIVSRRGQR, from the coding sequence ATGGCGGAGGAGCGAAAGAAGGGGAGGCCGGCCACTCAGAACGGCCTGAAAGCAACCCAGTTCGAGGCCATCGTCAATGACAGGGGGCTTCTGATCGGCCCTCGTCCGACGGTCGACACGGACAAGCTGGAGGGCCTCCTTCGGAAGGTCCTCGAGGAGCTCCATGTCGATCTCGAAGACGAAAATGTGGTCGGGACGCCGCGCCGGTGGGCGCATTCGCTCGTCTCGATGACGAGCGGTTACGACTTTAAGGACACGACCCGGCTGGTGACGCTGTTCCGTCAGGCGTGTCACACCGCGGACGACAAATGCCAGAACCTCGTCGTCCTCGGGGGGACGTACAAGACCCTCTGCGCGCATCACATCCTCCCGTTCTTCGGCCATTTCATCGTCGGATACATTCCGGAGGCGCACATCATCGGAGCCTCGAAGATTCCGCGGATCGTCGAGGTTCACATGCGGAAACTTCAGAGCCAGGAGCATCTCGCGCATCAGATCGCGGACACGATCGAGCAGATTCTGGAGCCGCGCGGGCTCGCGGTGTGGATGGGAGGAACGCATCTCTGCATGGTGATGCGGGGCGTGGAGCAGGAGTCCTCGTTCATGGAGACCAACGTGCTGCGGGGCGAGCTGCTCGAGGACGAGCGAACGCGGCAGGAGTTCATGTCGATCGTGAGCCGGCGCGGTCAGCGCTGA
- a CDS encoding nuclear transport factor 2 family protein yields MSHAEAVKGYFEAFAERDWERFSRKLSPRFSFTSQYDDAIGLEEFRRRCWDAVESVSRFEIVAILERADDVMVRYKGRVNGQEVQNVEHFVFEGETLRSVTVFFGRP; encoded by the coding sequence ATGAGTCACGCCGAGGCCGTGAAGGGCTACTTCGAGGCGTTTGCCGAGCGGGACTGGGAGCGGTTCTCGCGCAAGCTCTCGCCTCGATTCTCCTTCACGAGCCAGTATGACGACGCGATCGGGCTGGAAGAATTCAGGCGACGCTGCTGGGACGCCGTCGAGAGCGTGAGCCGGTTCGAGATCGTCGCGATACTCGAGCGTGCTGACGACGTGATGGTCCGTTACAAGGGCCGCGTCAACGGCCAGGAAGTCCAGAACGTCGAGCACTTCGTATTCGAAGGTGAAACGCTGCGAAGCGTGACGGTCTTTTTCGGCCGGCCGTGA
- a CDS encoding GNAT family N-acetyltransferase gives MTRDLVTREPFEGEIPALVAMALRSFETTFRGTCDDQDLDAYIVETYTEAAFAAELEDESSIFRIASTAAGEILGYAKLRVGHREPGVTGVSPIELQRLYVNPELKRSGIGSILISECLDIARTGGHDVIWLGVWEHNHPARRFYESKGFSYCGSQEFVMGRDVQTDLLMQRATSII, from the coding sequence GTGACTCGGGACCTGGTCACCCGCGAGCCGTTCGAAGGCGAGATCCCCGCGCTCGTCGCAATGGCTCTCCGCTCGTTTGAAACGACGTTTCGCGGAACCTGCGACGACCAGGATCTCGATGCCTACATCGTCGAGACCTACACCGAGGCAGCGTTCGCCGCCGAGCTCGAGGACGAATCCTCCATATTCAGAATAGCGTCCACGGCCGCCGGAGAGATCCTCGGATACGCGAAGCTTCGGGTCGGCCATCGCGAGCCCGGTGTGACGGGAGTCTCGCCGATCGAGCTTCAGCGGCTTTACGTGAATCCCGAGCTGAAGCGCAGCGGAATCGGCTCGATCCTGATTTCCGAGTGTCTCGACATCGCAAGAACCGGCGGTCACGACGTCATCTGGCTCGGCGTATGGGAGCACAACCATCCCGCACGACGCTTCTACGAGTCGAAGGGTTTCAGCTATTGCGGATCCCAAGAGTTCGTCATGGGAAGAGACGTTCAGACGGACCTTCTGATGCAGCGGGCGACGTCGATCATCTGA
- a CDS encoding potassium channel family protein, with protein MDTQTTPSETNEETEIERSLGTERRQLLTQIEDLLELPMVILGFIWLVILVVELTAGANPALDMISNIIWVIFIVDFLVKFFIAPKKKKFVVKNWLTLLALALPALRILRAARALRVLGLARSARSLQLLRLVGSFNRGMRSLRRTMQKRNFGYVIALTIIVSVLGALGMHTFERSGPSAAGFATYADSLWWTIMILMTLGSSSWPATPEGRILAVLLTSYGVAMFGYVTAMLASFFVGRDEEEGDAASVVLILELKEEVRALRSELANRTDRA; from the coding sequence ATGGACACCCAAACGACCCCGAGTGAGACCAACGAAGAGACCGAAATCGAACGGTCGCTCGGAACCGAGCGAAGACAGCTGCTTACTCAGATCGAGGATCTGCTCGAGCTGCCGATGGTCATTCTCGGCTTCATCTGGCTCGTCATCCTGGTCGTCGAGCTGACCGCCGGTGCAAACCCCGCGCTGGACATGATCTCGAACATTATCTGGGTCATCTTCATCGTCGATTTTCTGGTGAAATTCTTCATCGCGCCAAAAAAGAAAAAGTTCGTCGTGAAGAACTGGCTGACGCTACTCGCGCTCGCACTTCCAGCTCTCCGGATTCTCCGCGCCGCGCGTGCCCTCCGGGTTCTCGGCCTCGCCCGCTCCGCGCGCAGCCTGCAGCTTCTCCGTCTCGTCGGCTCGTTCAACCGTGGAATGCGATCGCTCCGGCGAACGATGCAGAAGCGCAACTTCGGCTACGTCATCGCGCTGACGATCATCGTCAGCGTTCTGGGAGCTCTCGGGATGCACACGTTCGAGCGAAGCGGTCCCTCTGCGGCCGGCTTCGCCACATATGCCGACTCGCTCTGGTGGACGATCATGATTCTGATGACGCTGGGAAGCAGTTCCTGGCCGGCAACCCCCGAGGGGCGGATTCTGGCGGTTTTGCTCACGTCATACGGGGTCGCGATGTTCGGCTACGTGACGGCGATGCTCGCCTCGTTCTTCGTCGGACGCGACGAGGAGGAGGGCGACGCCGCGTCGGTCGTTCTCATTCTCGAGCTGAAGGAAGAGGTTCGGGCGCTCCGGAGTGAGCTCGCGAATCGAACCGATCGGGCGTGA
- a CDS encoding alpha-1,4-glucan--maltose-1-phosphate maltosyltransferase — protein sequence MLRETPKGVILAEYPDEGRKRVVIAAVEPTVDGGRFAVKRVVGDRVEVTADIFADGHESVGARLLWRKSGEKEWSSAPMAHRDNDRWAGELAVDAIGRWEFTVEAWIDRYLGWSRDMEKRIAAGQDLAVQYLVAAELIDRVIDLRKLPKADAAALKEWAATFRDETIPDADKTDRLVSGDLDELMERHPDDRHAYRLEPGYPIWVDRELAGFSAWYEMFPRSTGKRGEHGTFRTAAERFSYVRELGFDIVYLPPIHPIGVSFRKGKNNTLEPGKEDVGSPWAIGGREGGHTAIHPELGTLEDFRWFVKEARKYDLEVALDIAFQASPDHPWVTEHPEWFRKLPDGSIQYAENPPKKYQDIYPIDFDSEDWRGLWDALRDVMLFWAGEKVRVFRVDNPHTKALGFWEWAIAEIRDEYPDVIFLSEAFTRPKVMYHLAKVGFTQSYTYFTWRNSKPEMEEYLRELTSVPVVDFFRPNFWPNTPDILHADLQTGGRGMFMTRLMLASLLSSNYGIYGPAFELLEHLPVREGSEEYLDSEKYQIRRWDLDREESLRWLIARINRIRRANAALQSNRSLRFHRFSNDQITCFSKRTKDFANVILCFVSFDPRHVQAGSTRLDMAELGLDPGERFTVHDLVTGARYDWHGLENYVELNPHVMPGHIFEVQRRKPSDAAGAGDGG from the coding sequence ATGCTTCGCGAAACGCCGAAAGGAGTGATCTTGGCAGAGTATCCCGACGAAGGTCGAAAACGAGTGGTCATCGCGGCGGTCGAACCGACCGTCGATGGAGGAAGATTCGCAGTCAAACGGGTCGTCGGAGACCGGGTGGAAGTCACGGCCGACATCTTTGCAGACGGCCACGAAAGCGTTGGTGCCCGGCTGCTGTGGCGAAAGAGTGGCGAGAAGGAGTGGAGCTCGGCACCGATGGCTCATCGGGACAACGATCGGTGGGCGGGTGAGCTCGCGGTCGACGCGATCGGCCGCTGGGAGTTCACGGTCGAAGCGTGGATCGATCGGTATCTCGGCTGGTCGAGAGACATGGAAAAACGGATCGCCGCGGGCCAGGATCTGGCCGTCCAGTACCTCGTTGCTGCCGAGCTGATCGATCGCGTGATCGACCTCAGGAAGCTTCCGAAGGCCGACGCGGCGGCACTGAAGGAGTGGGCGGCGACCTTTCGCGACGAAACGATTCCCGACGCCGACAAGACGGACAGGCTCGTCTCCGGCGATCTCGACGAACTGATGGAGCGCCATCCGGATGACCGGCATGCCTACCGGCTCGAGCCGGGCTATCCGATCTGGGTGGATCGTGAGCTCGCGGGCTTTTCAGCGTGGTACGAGATGTTTCCTCGCTCGACGGGGAAGCGGGGGGAGCACGGTACGTTTCGGACAGCCGCCGAGCGTTTTTCCTACGTGCGTGAGCTCGGTTTCGACATCGTCTATCTTCCTCCGATTCATCCGATCGGCGTCTCCTTCAGAAAGGGGAAGAACAATACGCTCGAGCCGGGGAAGGAAGACGTCGGGAGCCCCTGGGCGATCGGCGGCCGGGAGGGGGGCCACACGGCGATTCATCCCGAGCTCGGCACCCTGGAAGATTTCCGGTGGTTCGTGAAGGAAGCGCGAAAGTATGACCTCGAGGTGGCCCTCGACATCGCGTTTCAGGCTTCCCCCGATCATCCGTGGGTCACCGAGCACCCGGAGTGGTTTCGGAAGCTGCCTGACGGATCGATCCAGTACGCGGAGAATCCTCCGAAGAAGTACCAGGACATCTATCCGATCGATTTCGACTCGGAGGACTGGCGGGGACTCTGGGATGCGCTGAGAGACGTCATGCTCTTCTGGGCTGGCGAGAAGGTCCGGGTCTTCCGCGTCGACAATCCGCACACCAAGGCGCTCGGTTTCTGGGAGTGGGCGATCGCGGAGATCCGTGACGAATATCCGGACGTGATCTTTCTTTCCGAAGCATTCACCCGGCCGAAGGTGATGTATCACCTCGCGAAGGTGGGATTCACGCAGTCGTACACCTACTTCACCTGGCGGAACTCGAAGCCCGAGATGGAGGAGTATCTTCGCGAGCTCACGTCGGTCCCTGTGGTCGATTTCTTCAGGCCTAATTTCTGGCCCAATACGCCCGACATCCTCCATGCCGATCTCCAGACAGGAGGGAGGGGGATGTTCATGACGAGGTTGATGCTCGCTTCGCTCCTCTCGTCGAACTACGGAATCTATGGTCCGGCATTCGAGCTGCTCGAGCACCTTCCGGTTCGCGAAGGAAGCGAGGAGTACCTCGACTCGGAGAAATATCAGATCCGGCGATGGGACCTCGACCGGGAAGAGTCGCTGCGGTGGCTGATCGCGAGAATCAATCGGATCAGGCGGGCGAATGCGGCGCTTCAATCGAATCGTTCTCTCCGGTTCCATCGATTCTCGAATGACCAGATCACCTGTTTCAGCAAACGGACGAAAGATTTCGCGAACGTGATCCTCTGTTTCGTCAGCTTCGATCCGCGGCACGTGCAGGCGGGATCGACACGGCTCGATATGGCCGAGCTCGGGCTCGACCCGGGAGAACGCTTCACCGTGCACGATCTGGTCACCGGGGCTCGCTACGATTGGCATGGTCTCGAGAACTATGTTGAACTGAATCCGCACGTGATGCCGGGACACATTTTCGAAGTGCAGAGACGGAAACCGAGCGACGCAGCAGGAGCAGGCGATGGTGGGTGA